Proteins from a genomic interval of Nitrospirota bacterium:
- a CDS encoding sigma-70 family RNA polymerase sigma factor, producing the protein MKEKDIFEEIVDIGKRRGVLTYDEINEALPSEFFTPDELEDLIDLLQDMGIKVVDREETSVLPEEEAEEVEVEEYEKAEDLVQAYFHSMGNISILKKDEETHLAKQLEEGKAIIKNLIIVLPLYKKIESDISLIDEQMLEDEIADEALISTLKRLDTFMEQIKELDKKLMPHGSLGAMRKAINEKKKKGINTKRLENIIKGVIHEYKKISSEVGIPIEDIKERCERISKAQSLITEAKNELITRNLRLVVNIGKNYVGRGLPLLDLIQEGNIGLMKAVDKFKYEKGFKFSTYATWWIRQAITRALIDQTKTIRVPVHMMEFYNRVTKASRELTHQIGKEPTNEDIARKLGVPTRKVEDVFRAIQDPIALQTPIGDEDTELEDFIGDKTRPSPYSDAERIEASEQLQRVLRTLSQKEEKVIRMRFGIGADRDHTLEEVGRHLSITRERVRQIEAKALRKLKHPSRLRALKTILS; encoded by the coding sequence ATGAAAGAAAAGGATATTTTTGAGGAAATCGTAGATATAGGTAAAAGACGGGGTGTCCTTACCTATGACGAAATAAATGAGGCTTTGCCCTCAGAGTTTTTCACTCCCGATGAGCTCGAAGACCTGATAGACCTTCTTCAGGATATGGGCATAAAGGTTGTTGACCGCGAAGAAACCTCGGTACTTCCAGAAGAAGAAGCAGAGGAAGTAGAGGTCGAGGAGTATGAAAAAGCAGAAGACCTTGTTCAGGCATACTTTCATTCCATGGGTAATATCTCAATCCTTAAAAAGGACGAAGAAACCCATCTTGCCAAACAGTTAGAAGAGGGTAAGGCAATAATAAAAAACCTAATCATTGTCCTGCCTTTATATAAAAAAATCGAATCAGACATCTCCTTAATAGACGAGCAAATGTTAGAGGACGAGATAGCTGATGAGGCATTAATAAGCACACTCAAAAGGTTGGATACCTTTATGGAGCAAATCAAAGAGCTGGACAAAAAACTTATGCCTCATGGCTCACTCGGTGCCATGAGAAAGGCTATTAACGAAAAAAAGAAAAAAGGGATAAATACAAAGAGGCTTGAAAACATTATTAAGGGCGTCATCCATGAGTATAAAAAAATATCCTCTGAGGTCGGCATCCCAATAGAGGACATTAAGGAGAGATGCGAGCGCATAAGTAAGGCACAGTCATTAATAACAGAAGCAAAGAACGAGCTTATTACAAGAAACCTGAGACTTGTCGTAAACATAGGAAAGAACTATGTTGGTAGAGGGCTTCCCCTGCTTGACCTCATTCAGGAGGGCAATATAGGCTTAATGAAAGCAGTCGATAAGTTCAAATATGAAAAGGGCTTTAAGTTCTCTACATACGCTACATGGTGGATAAGGCAGGCAATCACAAGGGCTCTTATAGACCAGACAAAAACCATAAGGGTGCCTGTGCATATGATGGAATTCTATAACAGGGTCACAAAGGCATCGAGAGAGCTAACCCATCAGATAGGCAAAGAGCCAACCAACGAGGATATTGCAAGAAAATTAGGTGTCCCGACCAGAAAGGTAGAAGATGTTTTCAGGGCAATTCAGGACCCTATTGCCCTTCAGACACCAATCGGAGACGAAGACACAGAGCTTGAGGATTTCATAGGAGACAAGACCCGTCCCTCTCCTTACTCGGACGCCGAAAGAATCGAGGCATCCGAACAGCTTCAGAGGGTCCTTAGAACCCTCTCTCAAAAAGAAGAGAAGGTCATAAGGATGCGATTTGGGATCGGAGCTGACAGAGACCACACGCTCGAGGAAGTAGGAAGGCATCTTTCCATTACCCGTGAAAGGGTCAGACAGATTGAGGCAAAGGCCCTTAGAAAGCTCAAGCATCCCAGCAGACTCAGGGCTCTTAAGACTATCCTTTCGTAA
- a CDS encoding bifunctional (p)ppGpp synthetase/guanosine-3',5'-bis(diphosphate) 3'-pyrophosphohydrolase, translating into MGEEVKSIDDLTEKVRSYNPSADVEFIRRAYFFSSEAHGKQKRQEGTPFIEHPLSVAFILADMKMDTTTITGGILHDTIEDTDVTVDDIKKRFGYDVAFLVDSLTKLSKMEFKSHEIAQAENFRKMLLSMAEDIRVLLIKFADRLHNMRTLGFLPEHKRQRIASETLDIYAPLANRLGIGWLKTEFEDLSFKYLMPGLYEELERKVAKRREEHEGYIKQVVGIVEGRLKEQGVSGVVSGRVKHYYGIYQKMQRQKVPFDQIHDVLGIRIITDTKANCYATLGLIHSLWVPVPRKFKDYIGVPKSNQYRSLHTTVIGPGGERVEFQIRTEGMDRVAEEGIAAHWRYKDKSGMKEKDERYISWLREILQSQTEMTDARDLVEVIKAEVLPHDVYVFTPKGDVKELPDGSTPVDFAYAIHTQVGNRCIGAKVNGRMVPLRHKLQSGDTVEIIASQSHNPSRDWLKFVVTQRAKTRIKQWIKVEETKQGIELGMKLIETELKRHNLSPSLMKSEEMLKIAKFYNLQGMDDFFVSVGFGKISPHQVINRLMPEKTTEEPQRIKPQRKPAEQKGITVKGIDDILYHTSKCCFPVPGDNLVGFITRGKGVTVHRKDCLTLEGLASDSERLVDVQWEPVTDSTSQAKLTVDTIDQPGILANLSAMISSVNINISHIEATTTQDKKARIIFILEVKDKSQLMATAQKMAQIEGVLSIKR; encoded by the coding sequence ATGGGAGAAGAGGTTAAAAGCATAGACGACCTAACAGAGAAGGTCCGCTCATATAATCCCTCGGCTGATGTTGAGTTCATAAGAAGGGCTTATTTTTTCTCGAGCGAGGCACACGGGAAACAGAAAAGACAGGAAGGAACGCCATTCATAGAGCATCCCCTTTCAGTGGCATTCATCCTTGCAGATATGAAGATGGATACGACCACGATAACAGGAGGAATACTTCATGACACAATCGAGGACACAGATGTAACTGTCGATGACATAAAGAAACGGTTTGGCTACGATGTGGCATTCCTCGTCGATTCCCTTACGAAGTTAAGCAAGATGGAGTTTAAGTCCCATGAGATAGCACAGGCAGAGAACTTTAGAAAGATGCTTCTTTCAATGGCAGAGGACATAAGGGTCTTACTTATAAAATTTGCAGACAGGCTTCATAATATGCGCACACTGGGGTTTCTTCCCGAGCACAAGCGCCAGCGTATTGCATCAGAGACACTGGACATATATGCACCACTTGCAAACAGGCTCGGCATTGGCTGGCTTAAAACAGAGTTCGAGGACCTCTCATTTAAATATCTTATGCCCGGGCTTTATGAAGAGCTTGAAAGAAAGGTTGCAAAAAGGCGTGAGGAGCATGAAGGCTACATAAAACAGGTAGTCGGCATCGTAGAAGGCAGGCTCAAAGAGCAGGGCGTAAGCGGGGTGGTCTCAGGAAGGGTAAAGCACTACTACGGCATTTACCAGAAGATGCAGAGACAGAAGGTTCCATTCGATCAGATACACGATGTCTTAGGAATAAGGATTATCACAGACACAAAGGCAAACTGCTATGCAACCTTAGGGCTTATACATTCCCTCTGGGTGCCGGTTCCAAGAAAGTTCAAGGACTACATAGGCGTGCCAAAGTCCAACCAGTATCGGTCCCTTCATACAACTGTCATTGGACCTGGTGGAGAAAGGGTTGAATTCCAGATAAGGACAGAGGGGATGGACAGGGTTGCAGAGGAAGGCATAGCCGCACACTGGCGGTATAAGGACAAATCCGGCATGAAGGAGAAGGACGAAAGGTATATCTCATGGCTGAGGGAAATCCTTCAGTCCCAGACCGAAATGACTGATGCGAGGGACCTTGTGGAGGTCATTAAGGCAGAGGTATTGCCTCATGATGTTTATGTCTTTACACCAAAAGGCGATGTAAAAGAGCTTCCCGATGGCTCAACGCCTGTTGACTTTGCATATGCTATTCACACTCAGGTCGGAAATAGATGCATAGGGGCAAAGGTTAATGGAAGAATGGTCCCTCTTAGGCACAAGCTTCAAAGCGGTGACACAGTGGAGATAATAGCGTCACAGTCCCATAATCCAAGCAGAGACTGGTTGAAATTCGTCGTCACGCAAAGGGCAAAGACAAGGATAAAGCAATGGATTAAAGTAGAGGAGACAAAGCAGGGTATAGAGCTTGGGATGAAGCTCATCGAGACAGAATTAAAAAGACACAATTTAAGCCCATCCCTTATGAAATCCGAGGAGATGCTGAAGATTGCAAAATTCTATAACCTTCAGGGTATGGACGACTTCTTTGTCTCAGTGGGCTTTGGAAAAATCTCGCCGCATCAGGTCATAAACAGGCTGATGCCTGAAAAGACAACAGAGGAGCCTCAGAGGATAAAGCCTCAGAGAAAGCCTGCCGAGCAAAAGGGTATAACTGTAAAGGGCATCGACGACATTCTTTATCATACTTCAAAGTGCTGTTTCCCTGTGCCAGGAGACAACCTTGTAGGGTTTATTACAAGAGGCAAGGGGGTTACGGTTCACAGAAAGGATTGTCTGACCCTCGAGGGGCTTGCATCGGACAGCGAAAGGCTTGTGGATGTTCAGTGGGAGCCTGTTACAGACAGCACATCTCAGGCAAAGCTCACTGTTGACACGATTGACCAGCCAGGCATACTTGCAAACCTAAGCGCCATGATATCTTCTGTCAATATAAACATAAGCCATATAGAAGCCACTACAACTCAGGACAAAAAGGCACGCATTATTTTTATCTTAGAGGTAAAAGACAAATCCCAGCTTATGGCAACTGCACAGAAGATGGCACAGATAGAAGGGGTTTTAAGTATTAAACGCTGA